In Notamacropus eugenii isolate mMacEug1 chromosome 1, mMacEug1.pri_v2, whole genome shotgun sequence, one genomic interval encodes:
- the LOC140526769 gene encoding olfactory receptor 2D2-like, with protein MNQTNQTWVTEFLLLGLSDDPQTQVLLFVLFLGVYLATVLGSLLLIYLVLTDSQLHTPMYFFLCNLSVADLCFSTNIVPQAMVHMLTRRKVISFMGCAAQLCLFLIFGATQCALLAVMAYDRYLAICDPMHYLIIMTRRTCGLLSLGCWASGLLISLVDTTFTLRLPFQGNNKIAHFFCEAPALLAVASADTQNSQMAIFLMGVVILLAPVSLILTSYGSIILAVVRMTTTSGRLKAFSTCGSHLLVVILFYGTAIISYMTPKSSKEQAKLISVFYAVINPMLNPLIYSLRNKDVKRAFRNAINRGKLCRP; from the coding sequence ATGAACCAGACCAACCAGACCTGGGTGACAGAATTTCTGCTTTTGGGTCTCTCTGATGACCCTCAGACTCAGGTGCTGCTCTTTGTATTATTCCTGGGGGTCTACCTGGCTACCGTGCTTGGCAGTTTACTCCTCATCTACCTGGTTCTAACTGACTCACAACTTCATACACCCATGTACTTTTTTCTATGCAACTTGTCTGTGGCTGATCTGTGCTTCTCAACCAACATTGTTCCCCAAGCCATGGTCCATATGCTGACCAGGAGGAAGGTCATTTCCTTCATGGGCTGTGCTGCTCAACTttgtcttttcctcatttttggaGCTACTCAGTGTGCCTTGTTAGCTGTGATGGCCTATGACCGTTATTTGGCAATCTGTGACCCCATGCACTACCTTATCATCATGACAAGAAGGACATGTGGCCTCCTATCCTTGGGGTGCTGGGCCAGTGGTCTTCTAATCTCCTTGGTGGACACTACGTTCACACTACGGCTCCCCTTCCAAGGAAACAACAAGATTGCTCATTTCTTTTGTGAGGCCCCTGCCCTCCTGGCTGTGGCATCTGCAGATACTCAGAATTCACAAATGGCCATTTTCCTCATGGGAGTAGTGATTCTTCTTGCACCTGTGTCTCTTATCCTGACATCCTATGGCTCTATTATACTGGCTGTTGTCAGGATGACGACAACCTCTGGAAGACTCAAGGCATTCTCCACCTGTGGCTCCCACCTCCTTGTGGTCATCCTTTTTTATGGAACAGCAATAATTTCCTACATGACACCCAAGTCCTCCAAAGAACAGGCCAAACTGATTTCTGTGTTCTATGCAGTAATAAACCCTATGCTTAACCCTCTCATCTATAGCCTGAGAAACAAGGATGTAAAGAGGGCCTTCAGGAATGCAATCAATAGGGGGAAACTCTGCAGACCCTGA